In the Chryseobacterium sp. MYb264 genome, one interval contains:
- a CDS encoding response regulator transcription factor: MKKIILIEDETSVVSFIKKGLQENGYEISVAFDGRTGVRLVQTNDFDLVILDIMLPEMNGLDVCKEIRKTNQHVPILFLTALGTSENIVLGLESGGDDYLVKPFKFIELVARVKSLLRRSHNGGSVPEIIEPEVDNKHVFQFSDLVLNDYTKKVTRSGEEISLTSTEYKLLLYFLNNPEKVISRAEILDAVWGVNYELGTNVVDVYVNYLRKKLDHQDDNKLIHTVIGMGYVLKKP, translated from the coding sequence ATGAAAAAGATTATCCTTATTGAAGACGAGACAAGTGTGGTGTCCTTTATTAAAAAGGGGCTTCAGGAGAATGGATACGAAATTTCTGTGGCTTTTGACGGGCGTACAGGTGTCCGGCTTGTACAAACCAATGATTTTGATCTGGTAATTTTGGATATTATGCTGCCCGAAATGAATGGTCTGGATGTCTGTAAGGAGATTCGAAAAACCAATCAGCATGTTCCGATTTTATTTCTGACTGCCTTGGGAACGTCTGAAAATATCGTTCTCGGATTGGAAAGTGGAGGGGATGACTATTTGGTTAAACCTTTTAAATTTATCGAGTTGGTAGCCCGTGTGAAGTCTTTGCTGAGGAGGAGTCATAACGGAGGATCTGTTCCTGAAATTATAGAGCCAGAAGTAGACAACAAGCATGTTTTTCAGTTTTCAGATTTGGTGTTGAATGATTATACTAAAAAAGTGACGCGCTCCGGAGAGGAGATTTCGCTAACTTCAACGGAGTATAAATTGCTTTTATATTTTCTAAATAATCCCGAAAAAGTAATTTCCCGAGCTGAAATTTTAGATGCCGTCTGGGGAGTGAATTATGAGCTGGGAACAAATGTAGTAGATGTGTATGTGAATTATTTAAGGAAAAAATTAGATCATCAGGATGATAATAAATTAATCCATACCGTGATAGGAATGGGGTATGTGCTTAAAAAACCGTAA
- a CDS encoding sensor histidine kinase → MFNKVITNQTKTMVLLMLVFTAIILLFSGLVYFSIVNFSHQRFYELLKIRTTTIVQIEKSKDDLDIPENYILNSLNDEELPMERDYVFAIPADSNYKKISHEVHIPDYFFKSIVKKGEANYNDKEFYYIGQTFKHDNKDYIAIASAKNHYVVYYLGFLKRTLITCIVLSLFFSMIFSFYLSKTLFKPILKITGKVKEISSENLHLRLEPQPDNKELNELVDTFNGMLNRIETSFETQNHLIGNVSHELRTPLTSIMGEADVALSISRTNEEYKETLGIILDEAEKLDKKIKALLMIAQTGFDGKIQKMDKVRMDQLLWDVIETLRRIDSRNNIYLDISMLPDNPKKLKVQGNEQLLHLAAANIISNGCKYSNFQQVKVSLGATDSDVYLIVKDNGIGIPKEEMNKIYDPFFRASNTKNYEGYGIGLPLARNIVRMHRGELIVSSHENEGTTVQLRFPNFYSVQQEEKLD, encoded by the coding sequence ATGTTTAATAAAGTAATCACAAATCAAACTAAAACGATGGTGCTTTTGATGTTGGTATTTACCGCCATCATATTGCTGTTCAGTGGATTGGTTTATTTTTCGATTGTTAATTTTTCGCATCAGAGGTTTTATGAGTTATTAAAGATTCGTACCACAACCATTGTTCAGATTGAAAAAAGTAAGGATGATCTGGATATTCCTGAAAATTATATTCTGAACAGTTTAAATGATGAAGAGTTGCCAATGGAGCGCGATTATGTTTTTGCGATTCCGGCAGATTCTAATTATAAAAAAATTTCCCATGAAGTTCATATTCCGGATTATTTTTTCAAGAGTATTGTGAAAAAAGGTGAAGCCAATTATAATGATAAAGAGTTTTACTATATCGGGCAAACCTTTAAACATGATAACAAAGATTATATTGCGATAGCTTCCGCCAAAAACCACTATGTGGTTTATTATTTGGGCTTTTTAAAGCGAACTTTAATTACCTGCATCGTACTTTCTCTGTTTTTTAGTATGATTTTTTCTTTTTATCTGTCTAAAACTTTATTTAAACCGATCTTAAAAATTACGGGTAAAGTAAAAGAAATCAGTTCTGAAAACCTGCATTTACGCCTTGAGCCACAACCGGATAATAAAGAGTTAAATGAGTTGGTCGATACTTTCAACGGAATGTTGAATCGTATTGAAACTTCTTTTGAGACTCAAAATCATTTGATTGGAAATGTTTCCCACGAATTGAGAACGCCTTTAACATCCATTATGGGCGAGGCAGATGTGGCGCTTTCCATCAGCAGGACGAATGAGGAATACAAGGAGACGCTGGGGATTATTCTGGATGAGGCTGAAAAGCTCGATAAAAAAATTAAAGCTTTATTAATGATCGCTCAAACCGGATTCGACGGTAAGATTCAGAAAATGGATAAGGTGAGAATGGATCAGTTGCTTTGGGATGTGATTGAAACATTGAGAAGAATAGATTCACGAAATAATATCTATCTCGACATCAGTATGTTGCCTGATAATCCCAAGAAGTTAAAGGTTCAGGGTAATGAACAGTTGTTGCATCTCGCCGCGGCAAATATTATCAGTAATGGCTGTAAGTATTCTAATTTCCAGCAGGTTAAAGTTTCTCTGGGAGCTACGGATTCAGATGTTTATCTGATCGTAAAAGACAATGGAATCGGGATTCCGAAAGAAGAAATGAATAAAATTTATGATCCCTTTTTCAGGGCTTCCAATACCAAAAATTACGAAGGCTACGGAATCGGACTTCCTTTGGCGAGAAATATTGTAAGAATGCACCGGGGAGAACTGATTGTAAGCTCTCATGAAAATGAAGGAACTACTGTGCAGCTTCGTTTTCCTAATTTTTACAGTGTCCAGCAGGAGGAAAAGTTGGATTAA
- the feoB gene encoding ferrous iron transport protein B — MQDTQKKQVLLVGNPNVGKSTVFNALSNKKQKTGNYAGVTVASHSGNYTYKNEEVEIIDLPGSYSLYPSSEDEAIFSKYLIDNQKDYAGVIYILEALSLKRGLLLFQQIQDLGIPMILVVNQIDQAERRGIDIDIQKFSEALGIKIIQTNAKEYLGIDEIKEAVFQNEFLKIDHLSFETPTEHKDFIQKLAAHKGFDSEYKAWLSLSLGTDLGRIDSITGLMNEPDAKSLVPKRLQVQETVRRYQKVDKVLSNVITKKPQFKELLTEKLDKVLVHKFWGYVVFLFILLIIFQCVFFLAAYPMDGIDWLFGELGAFASEYLPEGPVNSLISNGIIPGVGGIVIFAPQIGILLYFLYLLEDSGYMARVVFLMDRLLRPFGLNGKSIVPLVSGTACAIPAVISTRNIENLRERLLTILVTPFMTCSARLPVYSIIIGLIISDKTFFGIQYKALVLMGMYLLGFAVALLSAAILKGFIKDKGKTYLVMDLPTYKKPLFLYDFKMVLGKVWDFITGAGKIIFIVSIIIWFLSYFGPKQQPDQLVATNVELDHSYLAKMGKGIEPVIAPLGYDWKMGVGILTSFVAREVFVGTMSTLYSLDDDAPEVKVIDKMRRDIKPNGEKVFSFATGVSVLLFYAFAMQCISTLAVVYRETKSWKWTGLQVAMMTGLAYFVSMIAYQILK; from the coding sequence ATGCAGGACACTCAAAAAAAACAGGTACTTTTAGTAGGGAACCCGAACGTAGGAAAATCAACGGTTTTTAATGCGCTCAGCAACAAAAAGCAGAAAACCGGAAACTATGCAGGGGTTACCGTAGCCAGCCATTCAGGGAATTATACGTATAAAAACGAGGAAGTTGAGATTATTGATCTGCCGGGTTCTTATAGCTTGTATCCAAGTTCAGAAGACGAAGCTATCTTTTCGAAATATTTAATTGATAATCAGAAAGATTACGCCGGGGTTATTTATATTCTTGAAGCGCTAAGCTTAAAAAGAGGTCTTCTTTTATTCCAGCAGATTCAGGACTTGGGAATCCCAATGATTTTGGTTGTCAATCAGATCGATCAGGCAGAAAGAAGAGGAATTGACATTGATATCCAGAAATTTTCTGAAGCATTAGGCATAAAAATTATTCAGACTAACGCTAAAGAGTATCTTGGCATTGATGAAATAAAAGAAGCTGTCTTTCAAAACGAATTTCTAAAAATAGATCACCTTTCTTTTGAAACACCAACAGAGCACAAAGATTTCATCCAGAAATTAGCTGCTCACAAGGGGTTTGATAGTGAATATAAGGCCTGGTTGAGCCTTTCTTTAGGAACGGATCTCGGTAGGATTGACAGCATCACAGGTTTAATGAATGAGCCTGATGCTAAAAGTTTAGTTCCGAAAAGATTACAGGTTCAGGAAACCGTAAGAAGATATCAGAAAGTAGATAAGGTTTTATCCAATGTAATTACCAAAAAACCGCAGTTCAAAGAATTGCTGACGGAAAAGCTGGATAAGGTTTTAGTTCATAAATTCTGGGGATATGTAGTTTTCCTTTTCATCTTGTTAATTATCTTCCAGTGTGTTTTCTTCCTGGCAGCGTATCCAATGGATGGAATCGACTGGCTTTTTGGTGAGCTTGGTGCTTTCGCATCAGAATATTTGCCGGAAGGACCTGTCAATTCTTTGATTTCCAACGGAATTATTCCGGGAGTCGGAGGAATTGTCATTTTTGCCCCTCAAATCGGGATTTTACTTTATTTCCTGTATCTTTTGGAAGATTCCGGATACATGGCGAGGGTTGTCTTCCTGATGGACAGGCTACTTCGACCGTTTGGGCTAAATGGTAAAAGTATTGTTCCGCTGGTTTCGGGGACTGCGTGCGCCATTCCTGCGGTGATCTCTACGAGAAATATTGAAAACTTAAGGGAAAGATTGCTTACCATTTTGGTAACGCCTTTTATGACCTGCTCGGCGAGGCTTCCTGTGTACAGTATTATCATTGGATTAATTATTTCAGATAAAACATTCTTCGGAATACAGTATAAAGCCTTGGTTTTGATGGGAATGTATCTGTTAGGTTTTGCCGTAGCATTGCTTTCTGCTGCCATTCTTAAAGGTTTTATTAAAGATAAAGGAAAAACCTATCTTGTGATGGATTTGCCTACGTATAAAAAACCACTGTTCTTATATGATTTTAAAATGGTTTTGGGAAAAGTGTGGGACTTTATTACAGGAGCCGGAAAGATTATTTTCATTGTAAGTATCATCATTTGGTTTCTGAGTTATTTCGGACCCAAACAGCAGCCGGATCAGTTGGTGGCAACCAATGTTGAGCTCGATCATTCTTATTTGGCTAAAATGGGTAAAGGAATCGAGCCCGTTATTGCACCATTGGGATACGACTGGAAAATGGGCGTTGGAATCCTGACAAGTTTCGTCGCAAGAGAAGTGTTTGTAGGAACCATGTCAACGCTTTACAGCTTAGATGATGATGCTCCTGAAGTGAAAGTGATTGATAAAATGAGAAGAGATATAAAACCGAATGGCGAGAAGGTCTTCAGTTTTGCAACCGGTGTTTCGGTACTCTTGTTTTATGCGTTTGCAATGCAGTGTATTTCTACACTTGCAGTAGTCTACAGAGAAACCAAAAGCTGGAAATGGACTGGCTTACAGGTAGCGATGATGACAGGTTTGGCATACTTTGTGTCGATGATAGCATATCAGATATTAAAATAA
- a CDS encoding FeoA family protein, with translation MKEKDLHKLSGFPQKKMGKIVGYDNDSLKMPNKIIEMGLLPETFFRILYQAPFNGPMYVEFGDEKSRIALREEEGDYIIVEELN, from the coding sequence TTGAAAGAGAAGGATTTACATAAGTTGAGCGGATTTCCCCAAAAAAAAATGGGGAAGATTGTAGGGTATGATAATGACAGTCTGAAAATGCCCAACAAGATCATTGAAATGGGGCTTCTTCCCGAAACTTTTTTTAGGATTTTGTATCAGGCGCCTTTCAACGGACCAATGTATGTGGAGTTTGGGGATGAAAAAAGCCGAATTGCTCTTCGTGAGGAAGAAGGAGATTATATCATTGTTGAAGAATTGAATTAA
- a CDS encoding DUF3127 domain-containing protein: protein MELQGTVKKIFDAQTFASGFQKREMVILTQEQYPQPINIEFLSDKISLLDNLKEGENVKVGINIRGREWVSPQGETKYFNSITGWRVEKVFDNASEPTQAAPSQSASSVSNENPFAGDDDDDLPF, encoded by the coding sequence ATGGAATTACAAGGAACGGTAAAGAAAATATTTGATGCTCAAACATTTGCGAGCGGTTTCCAAAAGAGAGAAATGGTTATTTTAACTCAGGAACAGTATCCACAACCGATAAACATAGAATTTTTGTCTGATAAGATTAGTTTATTGGATAATTTGAAAGAAGGTGAAAATGTAAAGGTGGGAATCAACATCAGAGGAAGAGAATGGGTTTCTCCTCAGGGTGAAACTAAATACTTCAACTCTATTACAGGATGGAGAGTAGAAAAAGTTTTTGATAACGCTTCAGAGCCTACACAGGCAGCACCTTCTCAATCTGCATCTTCAGTATCCAACGAAAATCCTTTCGCAGGAGATGATGATGACGATTTACCTTTTTAA
- a CDS encoding tetratricopeptide repeat protein gives MEEYFGNELVKKFEEMMETHDELYFDTEELEDIIVYYLELGDFNYADTAVTYGLKLHPNSLDIKIKKLEILLEWEEYNTAKDLIDELKGSSMESTDFLVCYAKYYSNLGNPRKSIEICKKALELKEEENFLHNFIADEYVNLGDPFNALKHYRKALKEDPTDEYSLENSMICFSELNKSEEAIAFLNEYLDEFAYSEIAWFEYGQFYFNRKNYEEAIKGYDYLLAINSSSVGVYANKAACYEALGQYKKAIEVYEEMLELEYTKAFTFYKIGLCYKALKQPTVSLNFFQKSLREDPQFYLAMMEQSYLYEEMGGMTEALHFAKEATFLNGSNLDYQKRLAFLFIDSGSFEESLSCLKILVEAEPARFYNWYAYSEVLMLLGEYEEAIMILNKAVKAHHRAELFYQLSNCYLNLKEQQKGIESLQKALELDSSLVSDMQKKYPFIKDEVKKVKAKVKKKN, from the coding sequence TTGGAAGAATATTTTGGAAATGAACTTGTAAAAAAGTTCGAAGAAATGATGGAAACTCATGATGAATTATACTTTGATACAGAAGAGTTAGAAGACATTATTGTTTATTATCTGGAGCTTGGAGACTTTAATTATGCCGATACAGCGGTTACTTACGGTTTAAAGCTTCATCCCAATTCTTTAGATATCAAGATCAAAAAACTTGAGATTCTTCTGGAATGGGAAGAGTATAATACAGCAAAAGACCTTATTGATGAGCTGAAAGGTTCTTCTATGGAAAGCACAGACTTTTTGGTGTGCTACGCGAAGTATTATTCGAATTTAGGAAATCCGAGAAAATCCATTGAAATATGTAAAAAAGCGCTGGAACTGAAAGAAGAAGAGAACTTCCTTCACAATTTTATCGCGGATGAATATGTGAATCTTGGAGATCCTTTTAACGCGCTTAAACATTACAGAAAAGCACTTAAAGAAGATCCTACGGACGAGTATTCTTTAGAAAATTCCATGATTTGTTTTTCTGAACTGAATAAGAGCGAGGAGGCAATTGCCTTTCTTAATGAATATTTGGATGAATTTGCCTATTCAGAAATTGCCTGGTTTGAATACGGACAGTTTTATTTCAACAGAAAGAATTATGAAGAAGCCATAAAAGGTTATGATTACCTGTTGGCCATCAATTCAAGCTCTGTTGGGGTATATGCCAATAAAGCGGCTTGTTATGAAGCGCTGGGACAGTATAAAAAGGCCATTGAAGTGTATGAGGAAATGTTGGAGTTAGAATACACCAAAGCCTTTACATTTTATAAAATAGGCCTTTGTTATAAGGCTTTAAAGCAGCCCACTGTTTCATTAAACTTTTTTCAGAAATCATTGAGAGAAGATCCTCAGTTCTATCTGGCGATGATGGAACAGTCTTATCTTTACGAAGAAATGGGCGGTATGACGGAAGCTCTACATTTTGCAAAAGAAGCGACCTTTCTGAATGGAAGTAATCTCGATTATCAGAAAAGGCTGGCATTTTTATTCATTGATTCAGGAAGCTTTGAAGAAAGTCTTTCCTGTCTGAAGATATTGGTAGAGGCTGAACCGGCGAGATTTTATAATTGGTATGCGTATTCTGAGGTGCTAATGCTATTGGGGGAATATGAAGAAGCCATTATGATTTTAAATAAAGCGGTAAAAGCACATCATAGAGCCGAATTATTTTATCAGCTAAGCAACTGTTATCTAAATCTTAAAGAACAGCAAAAAGGGATAGAATCACTTCAGAAAGCTTTAGAACTGGATTCTTCATTGGTTTCGGATATGCAGAAAAAATATCCGTTTATTAAAGATGAAGTGAAAAAAGTAAAAGCTAAAGTAAAAAAGAAGAATTAA
- the dinD gene encoding DNA damage-inducible protein D, producing the protein MKLETVESLTNSFEDFSHTTEEGIEFWFARDLQHLLGYSEWRNFNNVIIKAKTSCEVSDNKISDHFVDINKMVTLGSGSQREIEDIMLTRYACYLIAQNGDPQKEPIAFAQSYFAIQTRKFEEIQKRIKECERLQARQKFSLSEKELSGLIYEKTGNDKDFGIIRSKGDLALFGKTTQQMKDILNIPQNRPLADFLPTITIKAKDFATEITIFNTKDKDLKTENAISSEHVTNNKSVREILLQRGIVPENLPPEEDIKKLERRVNSESKKIEKNPKKLK; encoded by the coding sequence ATGAAATTAGAAACAGTAGAATCATTAACTAACTCGTTTGAAGACTTTTCTCATACTACAGAAGAAGGAATCGAATTTTGGTTTGCAAGGGATTTACAACATTTATTAGGCTATTCTGAATGGAGAAACTTCAATAATGTAATTATTAAAGCTAAAACCTCTTGTGAGGTAAGTGATAATAAGATTTCAGACCATTTTGTTGATATCAACAAAATGGTAACACTAGGATCGGGATCCCAAAGAGAAATTGAAGATATTATGTTGACGAGGTATGCTTGTTACTTAATTGCTCAAAATGGAGATCCTCAAAAAGAACCCATTGCATTTGCTCAAAGTTATTTCGCAATTCAAACGAGAAAATTTGAAGAAATTCAAAAAAGAATAAAAGAATGTGAAAGACTTCAGGCAAGACAAAAGTTTAGTCTTTCAGAAAAAGAACTTTCAGGTCTTATTTACGAGAAAACAGGAAATGACAAGGATTTTGGGATCATTAGAAGTAAAGGAGATTTGGCACTTTTTGGCAAAACAACCCAACAAATGAAAGACATTCTAAATATTCCTCAAAACAGACCTTTAGCAGATTTCCTTCCAACAATTACTATTAAAGCGAAAGATTTTGCAACAGAAATCACAATCTTTAATACAAAAGATAAGGATTTGAAAACTGAAAATGCTATTTCATCTGAACATGTAACAAACAATAAATCGGTTCGTGAAATTTTATTACAAAGAGGGATTGTACCCGAAAATTTACCTCCTGAAGAGGATATTAAAAAGCTGGAAAGGAGAGTAAATTCAGAAAGTAAGAAAATAGAAAAGAATCCAAAGAAATTAAAGTAA
- the glmM gene encoding phosphoglucosamine mutase, translating into MSLIKSISGIRGTIGGKVNDNLTPLDVVKFASAFGTWLQTQKNKKDLTLIIGRDARISGQMVSSLVTATLQGLGINVVDLGLSTTPTVEIMVPELKADGGIILTASHNPKQWNALKLLNDKGEFISGENGAEVLALAESEDFNYAEVDDLGNYETRDDAFDIHIQQILDLPMVDVEAIKSKNFKVVLDAVNSTGGIAIPMLLDKLGCETVKLYCEPTGHFPHNPEPLKEHLGDICELVKKEGADFGIVVDPDVDRLALIDEKGEMFGEEYTLVAVADYLLKHKNGVAISNLSSSRALRDIAKTHNSEYFASAVGEVNVVTLMKEKNAVIGGEGNGGIIYPELHYGRDSLVGVALFLTHLAKENKTVSELRAGYPSYFMGKKKIELTPEINVDDILTKMEKEYQNEEVSTVDGVKIDFENNWVHLRKSNTEPIIRIYTEAKSQEEADKLGDDIIAKINSLI; encoded by the coding sequence ATGTCATTAATAAAAAGTATTTCAGGAATCCGAGGAACCATTGGCGGTAAAGTAAATGATAACTTAACGCCGTTGGACGTGGTCAAGTTTGCTTCGGCATTCGGAACCTGGCTTCAGACTCAAAAAAATAAAAAAGATTTAACGTTGATCATCGGAAGAGACGCCAGAATTTCTGGGCAAATGGTTTCTTCTTTGGTGACAGCAACGTTACAAGGTCTTGGAATCAACGTAGTTGATTTGGGACTTTCTACCACTCCGACCGTTGAAATTATGGTTCCGGAACTTAAAGCAGACGGTGGAATTATCCTTACCGCTTCTCATAATCCTAAACAATGGAACGCTCTGAAATTATTGAATGATAAAGGAGAGTTCATTAGTGGTGAAAATGGGGCAGAAGTTTTGGCTTTGGCTGAAAGCGAAGACTTCAACTATGCTGAGGTGGACGATTTAGGAAATTATGAAACCAGAGACGATGCTTTCGATATTCATATTCAGCAAATTCTAGACTTGCCGATGGTAGATGTTGAAGCGATTAAGTCTAAAAACTTTAAAGTGGTTTTAGATGCTGTAAACTCTACGGGAGGTATCGCAATTCCAATGCTGTTGGATAAATTGGGTTGTGAGACAGTAAAATTATATTGCGAGCCGACAGGTCATTTCCCACATAATCCTGAACCGTTAAAGGAACATTTGGGAGACATCTGTGAATTGGTGAAAAAAGAAGGCGCAGACTTCGGAATCGTTGTAGATCCGGATGTTGACAGATTAGCATTGATCGATGAAAAAGGCGAAATGTTTGGGGAAGAATATACGTTGGTTGCCGTTGCAGATTATTTATTGAAACATAAAAATGGCGTGGCAATTTCCAACCTTTCTTCAAGCCGTGCTTTGAGAGATATTGCTAAAACTCACAATTCAGAATATTTTGCAAGTGCTGTAGGAGAAGTAAACGTGGTTACTTTGATGAAGGAGAAAAATGCAGTAATTGGTGGTGAAGGAAACGGAGGAATTATTTACCCTGAGCTACATTACGGAAGAGATTCTCTAGTGGGTGTTGCTCTATTTTTAACACATTTAGCAAAGGAAAATAAAACTGTTTCTGAGTTGAGAGCAGGATATCCGAGCTATTTTATGGGTAAAAAGAAAATTGAGCTGACTCCGGAAATTAATGTGGATGATATTTTAACCAAAATGGAAAAAGAATATCAAAATGAAGAGGTTTCTACGGTAGATGGCGTAAAAATAGATTTTGAAAACAATTGGGTTCACCTTAGAAAATCTAATACAGAACCGATTATCAGAATCTATACAGAGGCTAAATCTCAGGAAGAAGCCGACAAATTGGGTGATGATATAATAGCTAAAATCAATAGTTTGATTTAA
- a CDS encoding DMT family transporter yields MNADKEKWILLIVLSIIWGSSFILIKKSLEHFNPYQVGALRVLIAGIILMPVAISKYKLFPKKHLKWLILAAFTGNFIPMFLFPIAETQVSSSIAGIINSMMPIFVIIVGSLIWKFETTKQQIIGTLISFTGVCLLAFGGGDGEGGSFKLLPILLLLLATFCYALSTTTVKSKLMEVSSTVLSAFVFSFVLFLPSVIALAFSGFFSTFSFNENNLTGLLFVSLLSIFGTGLAMMMNYRLLKVSTPLFASTVTLVMPIVAIIWGFLDGEKLTSMQFVGAGIIIAGLIFLRSKPKTIQ; encoded by the coding sequence ATGAACGCAGATAAAGAAAAATGGATTCTTCTGATTGTTTTGAGTATTATCTGGGGATCTTCTTTTATTTTAATTAAAAAATCTTTAGAACATTTCAATCCTTATCAGGTAGGAGCTTTGCGTGTTTTGATTGCCGGAATTATTTTAATGCCTGTAGCGATCTCAAAATATAAACTGTTTCCGAAAAAGCACTTAAAATGGTTAATCTTAGCAGCATTTACGGGTAATTTTATTCCGATGTTTTTATTTCCGATTGCTGAAACACAGGTGAGCAGCAGTATTGCAGGAATTATCAACTCAATGATGCCTATTTTTGTGATTATTGTCGGCTCTTTGATCTGGAAGTTTGAAACCACAAAACAACAGATTATCGGGACTTTAATAAGCTTTACAGGTGTTTGTTTACTGGCTTTTGGTGGTGGTGACGGAGAAGGCGGTTCATTTAAATTACTGCCGATTTTGTTATTGCTTTTAGCTACTTTTTGTTACGCCTTGAGCACAACAACGGTAAAATCTAAATTAATGGAAGTTTCTTCAACAGTTTTGTCGGCTTTTGTATTTTCTTTCGTTTTATTTTTACCATCGGTAATTGCGTTGGCTTTTTCAGGATTTTTTTCGACCTTTAGTTTTAATGAAAATAATTTAACGGGATTACTATTTGTTAGTTTACTTTCAATTTTCGGAACCGGATTGGCGATGATGATGAATTATCGATTGTTAAAAGTATCCACTCCTCTTTTTGCTTCAACTGTAACTTTGGTAATGCCGATCGTTGCTATTATTTGGGGATTTTTGGATGGTGAGAAATTAACATCAATGCAATTCGTAGGTGCGGGAATTATCATTGCTGGATTAATATTTTTAAGATCTAAACCAAAAACAATACAATAA
- the aat gene encoding leucyl/phenylalanyl-tRNA--protein transferase, giving the protein MVRLDENEISFPDPELYDGHEGVIAFGGDLSIERLWFAYQLGIFPWYNPDEEILWWCPDPRFVLVPEELKISKSMKKILARNVFSFTENQHFREVIQNCQEISRRGQTGTWLSDELMESFIQLHEYGLAKSIEVWQNGDLVGGFYGLQVGDVFCGESMFAKVSNASKAGFIHFVESNKNNLSLIDCQSHTEHLESLGAKMIPKREFLKILHKNNERR; this is encoded by the coding sequence ATGGTTCGATTAGACGAAAACGAAATTTCATTTCCCGATCCGGAATTGTATGACGGGCACGAAGGAGTAATTGCCTTTGGTGGAGATTTGTCCATCGAAAGGCTTTGGTTTGCCTATCAGTTAGGAATTTTCCCTTGGTATAATCCTGATGAAGAAATTCTTTGGTGGTGCCCCGATCCTCGATTTGTATTGGTTCCTGAGGAATTGAAGATTTCAAAATCGATGAAAAAAATATTGGCTCGGAATGTTTTCAGTTTTACCGAAAATCAACATTTCAGGGAGGTTATTCAAAATTGTCAGGAAATTAGCCGAAGAGGACAAACAGGAACTTGGCTTTCTGATGAATTGATGGAATCTTTCATTCAGCTTCATGAATATGGTTTGGCAAAAAGCATTGAAGTATGGCAAAACGGAGACCTGGTTGGTGGATTTTATGGTTTGCAGGTTGGCGATGTTTTTTGTGGAGAAAGTATGTTTGCCAAGGTAAGCAATGCTTCCAAAGCTGGCTTTATTCATTTTGTTGAAAGTAATAAAAATAACCTTTCATTAATTGATTGTCAGTCTCATACAGAACATCTCGAAAGTCTTGGTGCGAAAATGATTCCCAAAAGAGAATTTTTAAAAATTTTACACAAAAACAATGAACGCAGATAA